A single genomic interval of Rhea pennata isolate bPtePen1 chromosome 5, bPtePen1.pri, whole genome shotgun sequence harbors:
- the SERPINA10 gene encoding protein Z-dependent protease inhibitor: MKTGIYLLFLCEVCVEVSKTDIKPKILKEEKENFLQRNKDVNISEEWDQHENVSKPFEKQVLEDFALYNFTEKTANFGFNLYRKIAMTHDKNVVFSPLSVSALMTTYMLAARGETYSQIVKGLNLHALKDRENQHYLPALFKQLKDNITMNKELLLVQGTLSFIQKDFRLRESFLNLSKQYFDMEFLSVDFQNITQAKFVINQNINERTKGKITELFEDLDRHNKLLLVDYIFFKGKWLYPFNSKFTEIETFHINKYRSVQVPMMFKSDKVTSTFDENLRCNVIKLPYKGKAHMLVVIPEKEADYITLEDHLTTELVEAWLRNMKTRKVDISFPKFKLEQKYKMKKLLYALGIKNLFAHTADLSHLTDQGYVKVSQVVQKAVIEVDEKGTEATAATGSEITAFSVPPVIKVDRPFLFMIFEETFKTLLFMGRVVDPTEM, from the exons ATGAAAACAGGAATTTATCTACTTTTCTTATGTGAAGTATGTGTTGAAGTAAGCAAGACTGACATAAAACCTAAAATtctaaaggaggaaaaggagaacttcttacaaagaaataaagatgtcaATATTTCTGAGGAGTGGGATCAGCATGAAAACGTCTCTAAACCTTTTGAAAAGCAAGTTCTTGAAGATTTCGCTCTTTacaacttcactgaaaagacTGCGAATTTTGGATTTAATCTCTATCGAAAAATTGCAATGACACATGACAAAAATGTGGTATTCTCTCCCCTCTCTGTATCAGCTCTCATGACTACGTATATGCTTGCAGCCAGAGGGGAAACATACAGCCAAATTGTAAAAGGCCTAAACCTCCATGCTTTGAAGGACAGAGAGAATCAGCATTATTTACCAGCCTTGTTTAAACAACTGAAAGATAATATCACAATGAACAAAGAACTACTTCTTGTGCAAGGTACTCTTTCTTTTATCCAAAAGGACTTCAGACTCAGGGAGTCTTTCCTCAATTTATCTAAACAGTACTTTGATATGGAATTCCTGAGTGTGGATTTTCAAAACATCACACAAGCAAAATTTgttataaatcaaaatattaacgAAAGGACCAAAGGAAAGATCACAGAGCTTTTCGAAGACCTTGACCGCCATAATAAACTGCTACTTGTGgactacattttctttaaag GCAAATGGCTCTATCCATTTAATTCTAAATTTACTGAAATTGAGACTTTCCatataaacaaatacagaagTGTACAGGTACCCATGATGTTCAAGTCAGATAAAGTTACCTCAACTTTTGATGAGAATTTAAGATGCAATGTGATAAAGCTTCCCTACAAAGGGAAAGCCCACATGCTGGTTGTCATCCCAGAAAAGGAGGCAGATTACATTACACTTGAAGACCATTTGACAACAGAGCTCGTGGAAGCATGGCTTAGAAATATGAAGACCAG aaaagtgGATATTTCATTTCCCAAGTTCAAACtagaacaaaaatacaaaatgaagaaactgcTTTATGCTCTAGgaattaaaaatctctttgcaCATACAGCAGATCTTAGTCATCTCACAGATCAAGGATATGTAAAAGTTTCACAG GTTGTCCAAAAGGCGGTAATTGAAGTGGATGAAAAAGGAACCGAAGCAACAGCAGCTACTGGGTCAGAAATAACTGCATTCTCAGTACCTCCTGTTATTAAAGTGGATCGACCATTCCTTTTCATGATTTTTGAAGAAACTTTCAAAACATTATTGTTTATGGGCAGAGTGGTTGATCCAACAGAAATGTGA
- the LOC134141287 gene encoding alpha-1-antitrypsin-like gives MKTTFYMCLLLVGLHATSHGQLPPNHNGHDPNESKHHAHHAGEVMTCLKLVPNNADFAFQFFKEVTLETPNKNIFFSPVSISTAFAMLAFSARSATQTQILEGLAFNLTEMHEKDIHEGFHHLIHMLSHPESEVQLDVGNVMFLTEKLKPLKKFSDDAKALYQMDVFTADFNNPAEAEKQINDYIERKTHGKITSLVKDIDPQTIMLLASFIFFKGKWEKPFKPELTEEREFFVDEETAVKVPMMHQTGIFDFYFDEKLPCTVVRLHYNGSATVFLVLPEKGKMGHLEQTLVKENVREWSENLFQRMISLYLPKFFISGSYEIKNTLKKMGIIDVFTDKADLSGITGAPELKVSKVVHKTELDVDEGGTEAAAATAAEIMTTSLPLTIEFNHPFLMLIFDRATNSTLFIGKIVNPTEH, from the exons ATGAAGACCACATTTTACATGTGTTTGCTACTGGTTGGGCTTCATGCTACTTCCCATGGTCAGCTCCCTCCCAACCACAACGGACACGATCCAAATGAATCCAAGCACCATGCACATCATGCAGGTGAAGTGATGACTTGCCTCAAACTAGTGCCAAACAATGCTGACTttgcatttcaattttttaaagagGTTACACTGGAGACACCTaacaagaacattttcttctctcctgtaaGCATCTCCACCGCCTTTGCAATGCTGGCCTTTAGTGCTAGATCTGCCACTCAGACTCAGATCCTGGAAGGACTTGCCTTTAACCTTACAGAGATGCATGAGAAAGATATACATGAAGGCTTCCACCATCTCATCCACATGCTGAGCCATCCTGAGAGTGAGGTCCAGCTCGACGTAGGAAATGTCATGTTTCTGACAGAGAAGCTGAAACCACTAAAAAAGTTTTCAGATGATGCCAAAGCTCTGTATCAAATGGATGTTTTTACTGCTGACTTCAACAATCCTGCAGAGGCTGAGAAGCAAATCAATGATTATATAGAGAGGAAAACACATGGGAAAATTACCAGTTTGGTCAAGGACATAGATCCACAGACCATAATGCTTCTGGcaagcttcattttctttaaag GCAAGTGGGAAAAGCCTTTTAAGCCAGAGCTCACTGAAGAAAGAGAGTTCTTTGTGGATGAGGAAACAGCTGTGAAAGTCCCTATGATGCACCAAACAGGCATATTTGACTTCTATTTCGATGAGAAGCTGCCTTGCACCGTGGTACGGCTTCATTACAATGGGAGTGCTACAGTGTTCCTAGTTCTgccagagaagggaaaaatggGGCATCTAGAACAAACTCTGGTCAAGGAAAATGTCCGTGAGTGgtcagaaaatctcttccagAG gaTGATAAGCCTGTACTTGCCCAAATTTTTTATCTCTGGAAGCTATGAGATAAAGAACACCCTGAAGAAGATGGGAATTATTGATGTGTTCACTGACAAGGCAGATCTGTCTGGCATCACTGGAGCCCCAGAGCTGAAGGTTTCTAAA gtTGTCCATAAGACCGAGCTGGATGTTGATGAGGGAGGTACTGAGGCggcagcagcaactgctgctgAAATAATGACCACTTCTCTTCCTCTGACCATTGAATTCAACCATCCCTTCCTCATGCTGATTTTTGATAGAGCTACAAACAGTACACTCTTCATAGGAAAAATAGTTAACCCCACTGAACATTAG